From the genome of Streptomyces sp. NBC_01341, one region includes:
- a CDS encoding fasciclin domain-containing protein, with product MNTRHLRRIAVTVSAAALLPLALTACSGDSDTSASDSGADKAASSAPAKETKPMDEPFGPGCATVPKEGAGSFAGMAQDPVATAASNNPALSTLVAAVKQAGLVDTLNSAENITVFAPTNDAFAKIPKADLDKLLADKAQLTKVLTAHVVGQKLTPTQLEKGSFDTLAKTKLTTSGSGTSYTVNDSSKVVCGNVPTANATVYIVDTVLMPAS from the coding sequence ATGAACACCCGTCACCTTCGCCGCATCGCCGTCACCGTGTCCGCCGCGGCCCTGCTGCCGCTCGCGCTGACCGCGTGCTCCGGCGACTCCGACACCTCCGCGTCCGACTCCGGTGCGGACAAGGCCGCGTCGAGCGCACCGGCCAAGGAGACCAAGCCGATGGACGAGCCGTTCGGTCCGGGCTGCGCGACGGTTCCGAAGGAGGGCGCGGGCTCGTTCGCGGGCATGGCCCAGGACCCGGTCGCCACGGCCGCGTCGAACAACCCGGCGCTGTCCACCCTGGTCGCGGCCGTCAAGCAGGCCGGCCTCGTCGACACCCTGAACAGCGCCGAGAACATCACGGTGTTCGCCCCGACCAACGACGCCTTCGCCAAGATCCCGAAGGCCGACCTGGACAAGCTGCTCGCCGACAAGGCCCAGCTCACCAAGGTGCTCACCGCGCACGTCGTCGGCCAGAAGCTGACGCCGACGCAGCTGGAGAAGGGCTCCTTCGACACCCTGGCCAAGACGAAGCTGACGACGTCGGGTTCGGGCACCTCCTACACCGTGAACGACTCCTCCAAGGTCGTCTGCGGGAACGTCCCGACCGCCAACGCCACGGTCTACATCGTCGACACCGTCCTGATGCCGGCGAGCTGA
- a CDS encoding DEAD/DEAH box helicase encodes MTEDLSPAERYQASRVRAAEQATALGPFRDLYEFGLDPFQIEACQALEAGKGVLVAAPTGSGKTIVGEFAVHLALLQGRKCFYTTPIKALSNQKFTDLARRYGADKVGLLTGDNSVNADAPVVVMTTEVLRNMLYAGSQSLTGLGYVVMDEVHYLSDRFRGAVWEEVIIHLPESVTLVSLSATVSNAEEFGDWLDTVRGDTQVIVSEHRPVPLWQHVMAGRRMYDLFEEESDHGGRGTGRREVSPDLVRLARMENQRGYNPRDRRRGKMVREADRERERRQRSRIWTPSRPEVIDRLDAEGLLPAITFIFSRAGCEAAVQQCLQAGLRLNDEDKRRTVREIVEERTASIPPEDLHVLGYYEWLEGLERGIAAHHAGMLPTFKEVVEELFVRGLVKAVFATETLALGINMPARSVVLEKLVKWNGEQHADITPGEYTQLTGRAGRRGIDVEGHAVVLWQRGMDPGALAGLAGTRTYPLRSSFRPSYNMAVNLVQQFGRHRSRELLETSFAQFQADRSVVGISRQVQRNEEGLAGYQEGMTCHLGDFEEYARLRRDLKDRETDLAKQGAAQRRAAAASSLEKLKPGDIIHVPTGKFAGLALVLDPGIPAGRANGHRGLEYTEGPRPLVLTAERQVKRLAHIDFPVPVEPLERMRVPKSFNPRSPQSRRDLASALRSKAGHIDPGRHRKQRAAAADDREIARLRTELRAHPCHGCDEREDHARWAERYHRLQRDTRQLENRIEGRTNTIARTFDRIVALLTELDYLRGNEVTDNGRRLARLYGELDLLASECLRDGVWEGLNPAELAACVSALVFEARQADDVVAPKLPSGPAKVAMGEMVRIWGRLDALEEDFKISQTEGVGQREPDLGFAWAVYMWASGRTLDEVLREAEMPAGDFVRWCKQVIDVLGQIAAAAPRDGSSVAKNAHKAVDAVLRGVVAYSSVG; translated from the coding sequence ATGACAGAGGACCTCTCACCAGCTGAGCGATACCAGGCTTCCCGGGTGCGTGCCGCCGAGCAGGCGACGGCCCTCGGGCCCTTCCGCGACTTGTACGAATTCGGTCTGGACCCGTTCCAGATCGAGGCCTGCCAGGCCCTGGAGGCGGGCAAGGGGGTGCTGGTCGCGGCCCCCACCGGGTCGGGCAAGACCATCGTCGGCGAGTTCGCCGTCCACCTCGCCCTGCTGCAGGGCCGCAAGTGCTTCTACACCACGCCGATCAAGGCGCTGTCCAACCAGAAGTTCACCGACCTCGCGCGCCGCTACGGCGCGGACAAGGTCGGTCTGCTGACCGGCGACAACAGCGTGAACGCGGACGCGCCCGTGGTGGTCATGACCACCGAGGTCCTGCGCAACATGCTGTACGCGGGATCCCAGTCCCTCACGGGCCTCGGCTACGTGGTCATGGACGAGGTGCACTACCTCTCCGACCGCTTCCGCGGGGCCGTGTGGGAGGAAGTGATCATCCACCTGCCGGAGTCCGTCACCCTGGTCTCGCTGTCGGCGACCGTGTCCAACGCCGAGGAGTTCGGCGACTGGCTGGACACCGTCCGGGGCGACACCCAGGTGATCGTCTCGGAACACCGTCCCGTGCCGCTGTGGCAGCACGTCATGGCCGGACGCCGGATGTACGACCTCTTCGAGGAGGAGAGCGACCACGGCGGCCGGGGCACCGGACGCCGCGAGGTCAGTCCGGATCTCGTCCGGCTCGCCCGGATGGAGAACCAGCGTGGATACAACCCGCGTGACCGCCGGCGCGGGAAGATGGTGCGCGAGGCCGACCGTGAGAGGGAGCGCCGGCAGCGCAGCCGGATCTGGACCCCGTCCAGGCCCGAGGTCATCGACCGGCTCGACGCCGAGGGGCTGCTGCCCGCCATCACCTTCATCTTCAGCCGGGCCGGCTGCGAGGCCGCCGTGCAGCAGTGTCTGCAGGCCGGACTGCGGCTGAACGACGAGGACAAGCGCCGCACGGTGCGCGAGATCGTCGAGGAGCGGACGGCGTCCATTCCCCCCGAGGACCTCCATGTCCTCGGTTACTACGAGTGGCTGGAAGGCCTGGAGCGCGGCATCGCCGCTCACCACGCGGGCATGCTGCCCACCTTCAAGGAGGTCGTGGAGGAGCTGTTCGTCCGCGGCCTGGTCAAGGCCGTCTTCGCCACCGAGACCCTGGCACTCGGCATCAACATGCCGGCACGCTCGGTGGTGCTCGAGAAGCTCGTCAAGTGGAACGGCGAGCAGCACGCCGACATCACACCGGGCGAGTACACCCAGCTGACCGGGCGCGCCGGGCGCCGCGGCATCGACGTCGAGGGTCACGCGGTCGTCCTGTGGCAGCGGGGCATGGACCCCGGCGCGCTCGCCGGCCTCGCGGGCACGCGCACGTATCCGTTGCGATCCAGCTTCCGGCCCTCGTACAACATGGCCGTGAATCTGGTGCAGCAGTTCGGGCGGCACCGCTCGCGCGAGCTCTTGGAGACGTCCTTCGCGCAGTTCCAGGCGGACCGGTCCGTCGTCGGGATCTCCCGTCAGGTCCAGCGCAACGAGGAGGGGCTCGCCGGTTACCAGGAGGGCATGACCTGCCACCTCGGGGACTTCGAGGAGTACGCCCGGCTGCGCCGTGACCTCAAGGACCGGGAGACGGACCTGGCGAAGCAGGGCGCCGCCCAGCGCCGTGCGGCAGCGGCGTCGTCCCTGGAGAAGCTGAAGCCGGGCGACATCATCCATGTGCCCACCGGCAAGTTCGCCGGGCTCGCGCTGGTCCTCGACCCCGGGATCCCCGCGGGGCGGGCCAACGGCCATCGGGGGCTGGAGTACACCGAGGGCCCGCGTCCCCTCGTGCTGACCGCCGAGCGGCAGGTCAAGCGGCTGGCCCACATCGACTTCCCGGTCCCGGTCGAGCCGCTGGAGCGGATGCGGGTCCCCAAGTCGTTCAACCCGCGCTCCCCGCAGTCGCGCCGCGACCTCGCCTCCGCGCTTCGGAGCAAGGCCGGGCACATCGACCCGGGGCGGCACCGCAAGCAGCGCGCGGCGGCGGCCGACGACCGTGAGATCGCCAGGCTGCGCACGGAACTGCGGGCCCATCCCTGCCACGGCTGCGACGAGCGAGAGGACCACGCCCGCTGGGCCGAGCGCTACCACCGGCTGCAGCGTGACACCAGGCAGTTGGAGAACCGCATCGAGGGCCGGACGAACACCATCGCCCGCACCTTCGACCGCATCGTCGCGCTCCTCACCGAGCTGGACTACCTGCGGGGCAACGAGGTCACGGACAACGGCCGACGGCTGGCCCGGCTCTACGGTGAACTGGACCTGCTGGCCAGCGAATGTCTGCGTGACGGGGTCTGGGAGGGGCTGAATCCCGCCGAACTCGCCGCGTGCGTCTCGGCGCTGGTCTTCGAAGCACGTCAGGCGGACGACGTCGTGGCGCCGAAGCTTCCGTCGGGTCCCGCGAAGGTGGCGATGGGCGAGATGGTCCGTATCTGGGGCCGGCTCGACGCGTTGGAGGAGGACTTCAAGATCAGCCAGACGGAAGGCGTCGGCCAGCGCGAGCCCGATCTCGGCTTCGCCTGGGCGGTCTACATGTGGGCCTCCGGCCGCACGCTGGACGAGGTGCTGCGGGAGGCGGAGATGCCCGCCGGTGACTTTGTTCGGTGGTGCAAGCAGGTCATCGACGTACTCGGCCAGATCGCGGCCGCCGCGCCCCGGGACGGGAGTTCGGTGGCCAAGAACGCACACAAGGCCGTCGACGCGGTGCTGCGGGGAGTGGTGGCGTACAGCTCGGTGGGCTGA
- a CDS encoding molybdopterin-dependent oxidoreductase produces the protein MTTDRYVSQKQGAPGSRRSRWARAAFAALSGLIAGFTALCVAELVAAAVRPEAGPVTAVGGAVIDRTPPAVKDFAVRNFGTDDKLVLQLGILALLALFAMAVGILALRHRLTGAAAVLVFGVVGAVSAAGRPEGRPGDVLPSIVGALVAAGVLYLLTGRLAPVDAPSPAAGETEAGEQGTFDRRGFVIAATAAAAASAGAGILGRQLQANRLAGVSASRGDIVLPAPGSPARAIPGGADLGVRGLSSFTTPNKDFYRVDTALVVPRVDADRWRLRIHGKGVTRPVTLDFQDLLRRELIERDITLTCVSNQVGGPYVGTARWIGVRLAGLLREAGVKPPSEGGPADQIVARSVDGMTIGSPVEEVMDGRDALLAVGMNGEPLPFDHGFPVRMVVPGLYGYVSACKWIQDIELTTFDAYDAYWVERDWSREAPIKTQSRIDTPRPFAAPRAGTVPVAGVAWAQQRGIARVEVRVDGGEWHTARLAEEAGRDTWRQWVWEWPATTGNHTLEVRATDRTGATQTDKRVGTVPNGATGWHSVVVDVT, from the coding sequence GTGACAACAGACCGATACGTTTCGCAGAAGCAAGGGGCCCCCGGGTCCCGGCGATCCCGCTGGGCACGCGCCGCGTTCGCCGCGCTCAGCGGTCTGATCGCCGGGTTCACCGCCCTGTGCGTCGCCGAACTGGTCGCGGCTGCCGTCCGTCCCGAGGCGGGTCCGGTCACGGCCGTGGGCGGTGCGGTCATCGACCGCACCCCGCCGGCCGTCAAGGACTTCGCAGTCCGGAACTTCGGAACCGACGACAAACTGGTGCTGCAGCTCGGCATCCTCGCCCTCCTGGCGCTGTTCGCCATGGCGGTGGGGATCCTCGCGCTGCGGCACCGGCTGACCGGCGCTGCGGCCGTACTGGTCTTCGGTGTGGTCGGGGCAGTGTCCGCCGCCGGGCGGCCCGAGGGCCGTCCCGGCGACGTACTGCCTTCGATCGTGGGTGCTCTGGTGGCCGCAGGAGTGCTGTATCTCCTGACCGGACGGCTGGCCCCCGTCGACGCCCCGTCTCCCGCGGCTGGGGAGACGGAAGCAGGGGAACAGGGCACCTTCGACCGCCGCGGGTTCGTCATCGCGGCGACCGCAGCGGCGGCGGCCTCGGCCGGCGCGGGGATCCTGGGGCGACAACTCCAGGCGAACCGGCTGGCCGGGGTCTCCGCCTCGCGCGGCGACATCGTGCTCCCGGCGCCGGGCTCCCCCGCCCGGGCGATACCGGGCGGGGCGGATCTGGGCGTCCGGGGCCTGAGTTCGTTCACCACCCCGAACAAGGACTTCTACCGGGTGGACACCGCCCTGGTGGTCCCGCGCGTCGACGCCGACCGGTGGCGGCTGCGGATCCACGGCAAGGGGGTGACGCGGCCTGTCACCCTCGACTTCCAGGACCTCCTGAGACGCGAGCTGATCGAACGCGACATCACGCTGACCTGCGTGTCCAACCAGGTGGGCGGACCCTATGTGGGCACGGCCCGGTGGATCGGCGTACGTCTGGCAGGCCTGCTGCGCGAGGCCGGGGTGAAGCCCCCGTCCGAGGGCGGTCCGGCCGACCAGATCGTGGCCCGCTCGGTGGACGGGATGACGATCGGCTCCCCGGTCGAGGAGGTCATGGACGGCCGCGACGCTCTGCTCGCGGTGGGGATGAACGGTGAACCACTGCCGTTCGACCACGGCTTCCCGGTCCGGATGGTCGTCCCCGGCCTCTACGGCTACGTCTCGGCGTGCAAGTGGATCCAGGACATCGAGCTCACGACGTTCGACGCGTACGACGCCTACTGGGTCGAGCGCGACTGGTCCCGCGAGGCGCCGATCAAGACCCAGTCACGCATCGACACCCCGCGTCCCTTCGCAGCTCCGCGAGCGGGGACGGTGCCCGTCGCCGGTGTCGCCTGGGCCCAGCAGCGGGGCATCGCCAGGGTCGAGGTCCGGGTCGACGGCGGCGAGTGGCACACCGCGCGGCTCGCCGAGGAGGCCGGCCGTGACACCTGGCGCCAGTGGGTGTGGGAGTGGCCTGCCACGACCGGCAACCACACCCTCGAGGTCCGCGCCACGGACCGCACCGGCGCCACACAGACCGACAAGCGGGTCGGCACCGTACCGAACGGTGCGACCGGGTGGCACTCGGTGGTGGTCGATGTGACCTGA
- a CDS encoding cyclopropane-fatty-acyl-phospholipid synthase family protein produces the protein MNTFTETPGTGAAQRIAPVIEQFLGGPPPVRIRMWDGSETGPEGAPTVHVRSRRALRRLLWQPGELGLAEAYITGDIDIADNLADGLRAMRRAARQQGLELPRPGIADRLRAAGTALRLGAVGPRPPVPAARAGLSGALHSKARDRAAISHHYDLSNAFYSLLLDETMAYSCGYWTGSGPDYGPADAQRDKLELICRKLGLRPGARLLDIGCGWGSLTLHAATRHGVRVTAVTLAREQAAYVRGQVVERGLEDLVEVHCCDYRDVAGLPDFRGGYDAVSTVEMGEHVGDAEYPAFTALLHSVLRPQGRALVQQMSRGSTAPGGGAFIESYIAPDMHMRPLGETVGLLEGAGLEVRDVESMREHYVLTVEAWHRTLEERWPEFVALVGEETARVWRLYLVGGALAFEERRMGVDQILSVRPDAEGVANTPATRHGWYAGLGAAEHSGAVPAEPVVAGPRTGSGR, from the coding sequence GTGAACACCTTTACCGAGACCCCCGGGACCGGAGCGGCGCAGCGGATCGCCCCGGTCATCGAGCAGTTCCTCGGCGGCCCGCCACCGGTCAGGATCAGGATGTGGGACGGCAGCGAGACCGGTCCCGAAGGTGCCCCCACGGTGCACGTCCGCTCGCGGCGCGCACTGCGCCGGCTGCTCTGGCAGCCGGGCGAACTCGGCCTCGCCGAGGCCTACATCACCGGTGACATCGACATCGCCGACAACCTCGCGGACGGGCTGCGCGCCATGCGCCGCGCGGCGCGGCAGCAGGGCCTGGAGCTGCCCCGCCCCGGCATCGCCGACCGCCTCCGGGCGGCCGGGACCGCGCTGCGGCTCGGCGCGGTCGGCCCCCGCCCGCCCGTCCCGGCGGCCAGGGCGGGGCTCAGTGGCGCGCTGCACAGCAAGGCCCGCGACCGCGCGGCCATCAGCCACCACTACGACCTGTCGAACGCCTTCTACTCCTTGCTGCTGGACGAGACGATGGCGTACTCCTGCGGCTACTGGACCGGCAGCGGGCCGGACTACGGCCCGGCCGACGCCCAGCGCGACAAGCTGGAGCTGATCTGCCGCAAGCTCGGGCTGCGGCCCGGCGCGCGCCTCCTCGACATCGGCTGCGGATGGGGATCCCTGACACTTCACGCGGCCACCCGGCACGGGGTCCGCGTCACCGCGGTCACCCTGGCCAGGGAGCAGGCCGCGTACGTGCGCGGACAGGTGGTGGAACGCGGCCTGGAGGACCTCGTCGAGGTGCACTGCTGCGACTACCGCGACGTCGCCGGCCTGCCGGACTTCCGGGGCGGGTACGACGCCGTGTCCACCGTCGAGATGGGAGAGCACGTCGGGGACGCCGAGTACCCGGCCTTCACCGCGCTGCTCCACTCGGTCCTCCGTCCGCAGGGACGCGCGCTGGTCCAGCAGATGTCCCGCGGCTCCACCGCGCCCGGCGGAGGAGCCTTCATCGAGTCGTACATCGCGCCGGACATGCACATGCGCCCCCTCGGTGAGACGGTCGGACTCCTCGAAGGGGCGGGACTGGAGGTCCGTGACGTGGAGTCGATGCGCGAGCACTACGTCCTGACCGTCGAAGCCTGGCACCGCACCCTGGAGGAACGCTGGCCCGAGTTCGTGGCGCTCGTCGGCGAGGAGACCGCCCGGGTATGGCGGCTCTACCTGGTGGGCGGCGCCCTGGCCTTCGAGGAACGGCGTATGGGCGTCGACCAGATCCTGTCCGTGCGGCCCGACGCGGAGGGGGTGGCGAACACGCCGGCCACCCGCCACGGCTGGTACGCCGGGCTCGGAGCGGCGGAGCACAGTGGTGCTGTCCCGGCCGAACCGGTCGTCGCCGGGCCGCGCACCGGCTCCGGCCGGTGA
- a CDS encoding DUF1365 domain-containing protein → MSGALYPCTITHVRTAPRRYALRHRTYLWLIDPDRPPRLPAVLRPLARFDARDHFGGTAPTVRAGLERFLTARGVDLADGAVTMLTQARVFGHVFNPLTVYWCHRPDGSPLCVVAEVHNTYGERHCYLLRPDAEDRAVTGKDFYVSPFFPVDGDYRMRLPEPDRRLDLTVHLEREQARPFTATVRGTRRPGTPGQLLRLFLRHPFSTVVVSAAIRLHGVRLFLRRLPVQPRPRHRTQEGMQ, encoded by the coding sequence GTGAGCGGCGCCCTCTATCCCTGCACCATCACCCACGTACGGACCGCACCCCGCAGGTACGCCCTGCGGCACCGCACCTACCTGTGGCTCATCGACCCGGACCGTCCGCCGAGGCTGCCGGCGGTCCTGCGCCCGCTGGCCCGGTTCGACGCACGCGACCACTTCGGCGGCACGGCGCCCACCGTCCGGGCCGGACTCGAACGCTTCCTCACGGCCCGCGGTGTCGACCTCGCCGACGGTGCGGTCACCATGCTCACCCAGGCCCGGGTGTTCGGCCACGTCTTCAACCCCCTGACCGTCTACTGGTGCCACCGCCCCGACGGCAGTCCGCTCTGCGTGGTCGCCGAGGTCCACAACACCTATGGCGAACGCCACTGCTACCTGCTGCGCCCGGACGCCGAGGACCGGGCGGTGACCGGCAAGGACTTCTACGTGTCCCCGTTCTTCCCGGTGGACGGCGACTACCGCATGCGGCTGCCCGAGCCGGACCGGCGACTCGACCTGACGGTCCACCTGGAGCGTGAGCAAGCCCGCCCGTTCACCGCGACCGTGCGCGGCACCCGGCGCCCCGGGACGCCCGGCCAGCTGCTCCGGCTGTTCCTTCGCCACCCCTTCTCCACCGTGGTCGTATCCGCCGCCATCCGCCTGCACGGTGTCCGGCTGTTCCTGCGCCGGCTGCCCGTGCAGCCTCGTCCCCGTCATCGCACCCAGGAAGGCATGCAGTGA
- a CDS encoding NAD(P)/FAD-dependent oxidoreductase — protein MTGERRRTAVVGSGVAGLTAAHILGKAHDVTLVEADDRVGGHAHTHDLTSSDGRTHRVDSGFIVHNRRTYPNLLRLFDELRVSTQESEMSMSVRCEGCGLEYAGARGAAGLLARPGSLFRGPYLRMLTEVPRFHRAARALLAMPDGTGVMTLGEFAARGRFSPYFCAHFLTPMVSAVWSCDPVTAMSYPARYLFRFLEHHGMLSIGDSPVWRTVTGGSREYVDRIAKQVHSVRTATPVRAIRRHSDGVEIVTEDGTTEDYDAVVVATHPDQALRLLADPTDEERETLGAFRYSHNPTLLHTDTTLLPRSKGAAASWNYLMPSCAADADRVTVSYDMNRLQHLDAPERFVVTLNGADRVDPDLVRARMVYEHPVFTPESVAAQARLPALSGPVTAYAGAYHGWGFHEDGCRSGAEAAAALGVAW, from the coding sequence ATGACAGGGGAGCGGCGGCGAACAGCCGTAGTGGGCAGCGGGGTGGCGGGACTCACCGCCGCGCACATCCTGGGGAAGGCCCACGACGTGACACTCGTCGAGGCGGACGACCGCGTCGGCGGCCACGCGCACACCCATGACCTGACCTCGTCGGACGGCCGGACGCACCGCGTCGACTCGGGGTTCATCGTGCACAACCGGAGGACGTACCCGAACCTCCTCCGGCTCTTCGACGAACTCCGGGTGTCCACCCAGGAGTCGGAGATGAGCATGTCCGTGCGCTGCGAGGGGTGCGGACTGGAGTACGCGGGGGCCCGGGGCGCCGCCGGGCTCCTCGCCCGGCCGGGATCCCTGTTCCGGGGCCCCTACCTGCGGATGCTCACCGAGGTGCCGCGATTCCACCGGGCAGCCCGGGCGTTGCTCGCCATGCCCGACGGCACCGGGGTCATGACGCTCGGGGAGTTCGCCGCGCGCGGCCGGTTCTCCCCGTACTTCTGCGCGCACTTCCTCACCCCCATGGTCTCCGCGGTCTGGTCCTGCGACCCGGTGACCGCGATGAGTTACCCGGCCCGATACCTCTTCCGGTTCCTGGAGCACCACGGGATGCTCTCGATCGGGGACTCGCCGGTCTGGCGGACCGTCACGGGCGGATCGCGCGAATACGTCGACCGCATCGCCAAGCAGGTGCACTCCGTACGGACGGCCACCCCGGTCAGGGCGATCCGCCGGCACAGCGACGGCGTCGAGATCGTCACCGAGGACGGCACCACCGAGGACTACGACGCGGTGGTCGTCGCCACACACCCCGACCAGGCGCTCCGGCTCCTCGCCGACCCCACCGACGAGGAGCGGGAGACCCTCGGCGCGTTCCGCTACTCGCACAACCCCACCCTGCTGCACACCGACACCACGCTGCTCCCGCGCAGCAAGGGGGCGGCGGCCTCGTGGAACTACCTGATGCCCTCCTGCGCCGCCGACGCCGACCGGGTCACCGTCAGCTACGACATGAACCGCCTCCAGCACCTCGACGCGCCCGAGCGGTTCGTCGTCACCCTGAACGGCGCCGACCGGGTCGACCCGGACCTCGTACGGGCCCGCATGGTGTACGAACACCCCGTCTTCACCCCGGAGTCCGTCGCCGCCCAGGCCCGGCTGCCCGCGCTCTCGGGCCCCGTCACCGCCTACGCGGGGGCCTACCACGGCTGGGGTTTCCACGAGGACGGCTGCCGTTCCGGGGCCGAGGCCGCCGCCGCACTGGGGGTGGCCTGGTGA
- a CDS encoding SPW repeat protein has protein sequence MSNLSHTGRDLSGHPDAEEMRARHDRVMGGGRTTAMADAPVFLLGLYCAVSPWVLHFTASQSSLVTHNLVIGIAIAVLALCFTAMPERMTGMSLAICALGVWLIVSTWVVGSGPDLGVILNNVIVGGLAVVLGAVCAGVAFKNKKT, from the coding sequence ATGAGTAACCTCTCACACACCGGAAGGGACCTCTCCGGGCATCCCGATGCCGAGGAGATGCGGGCCCGCCACGACCGGGTGATGGGCGGCGGACGCACCACAGCCATGGCCGACGCACCGGTGTTCCTGCTCGGTCTGTACTGCGCCGTCTCTCCGTGGGTTCTGCACTTCACGGCGAGTCAGTCCTCCCTCGTGACCCACAACCTCGTCATCGGCATCGCGATAGCCGTGCTGGCACTCTGCTTCACCGCCATGCCCGAGCGGATGACGGGCATGAGCCTCGCCATCTGCGCACTGGGTGTCTGGCTCATCGTGTCGACCTGGGTCGTGGGTTCCGGCCCGGACCTGGGCGTGATCCTGAACAACGTCATCGTCGGCGGCCTGGCGGTCGTGCTGGGGGCGGTCTGTGCGGGGGTCGCGTTCAAGAACAAGAAAACCTGA
- a CDS encoding class I SAM-dependent methyltransferase, translating to MPAQSRSATIPFAGVDANRWPDVAAQPAASGIRTAVAERLVRRALSRLPLRARLAGRDSVGLGGPLMEIRRPDAFFRRIGAGGLIGFGESYMAGEWDSPDLVGVLTVLAGHAADLVPAPLQKLRKLWALRQPAAQANTPEGSRDNISHHYDLSNDLFALFLDDTLTYSSAVFRGFPAEHDLLPAAQHRKIDRLLDLAGVGEGTELLEIGTGWGELALRAAARGARVTTLTLSREQQALARGRIREAGHEDRIDVRLCDYRDVTGTYDAVVSVEMIEAVGEEFWPVYFRTLERCLAPGGRIALQAITMPDDRMLASRSTYTWIQKYIFPGGLLPSTEAVERVTTAHTGLRTRQRSTYGMHYAETLRLWRERFEERAAQVDALGFDATFRRMWTFYLAYSEAGFRSGYLDVQQILLTREDTA from the coding sequence ATTCCGGCCCAGAGCCGGTCCGCCACGATCCCCTTCGCGGGCGTGGACGCGAACCGATGGCCGGACGTCGCCGCCCAGCCGGCGGCCTCCGGGATCAGGACCGCCGTGGCCGAACGGCTCGTACGGCGTGCTCTCTCCCGGCTCCCGCTGCGTGCCCGGCTCGCCGGCCGCGACAGCGTCGGACTCGGCGGGCCGCTCATGGAGATCCGACGGCCAGACGCCTTCTTCCGGCGGATCGGCGCGGGCGGGCTCATCGGCTTCGGCGAGTCGTACATGGCCGGTGAATGGGACTCGCCGGATCTCGTCGGCGTCCTGACCGTCCTCGCCGGGCACGCGGCCGACCTGGTGCCCGCGCCACTGCAGAAGCTGCGGAAACTGTGGGCCCTGCGGCAGCCCGCCGCGCAGGCCAACACCCCCGAGGGTTCGCGCGACAACATCAGCCACCACTACGACCTGTCGAACGACCTCTTCGCCCTCTTCCTCGACGACACGCTGACGTACTCCTCCGCCGTCTTCCGGGGGTTCCCGGCCGAACACGACCTGCTGCCCGCCGCCCAGCACCGCAAGATCGACCGGCTGCTCGACTTGGCCGGCGTGGGCGAGGGCACCGAGCTGCTGGAGATCGGCACCGGCTGGGGCGAACTCGCCCTCCGGGCCGCCGCGCGCGGAGCCCGCGTCACGACCCTGACGCTCTCCCGGGAACAGCAGGCGCTGGCCCGGGGCCGCATCCGCGAGGCCGGCCACGAGGACCGGATCGACGTGCGACTCTGCGACTACCGTGACGTCACCGGCACTTACGACGCGGTCGTCAGCGTCGAGATGATCGAGGCCGTCGGCGAGGAGTTCTGGCCGGTGTACTTCAGGACGCTGGAGCGCTGCCTCGCCCCCGGCGGCCGGATCGCGCTCCAGGCCATCACCATGCCGGACGACCGGATGCTCGCCAGCCGCAGCACCTACACCTGGATCCAGAAGTACATCTTCCCCGGCGGCCTGCTCCCCTCCACCGAGGCCGTCGAGCGCGTCACCACCGCGCACACCGGCCTGCGGACGCGGCAGCGCAGCACCTACGGCATGCACTACGCCGAGACCCTGAGGCTCTGGCGGGAACGCTTCGAGGAGCGGGCCGCCCAGGTGGACGCGCTCGGCTTCGACGCGACCTTCCGCCGTATGTGGACCTTCTACCTCGCCTACTCGGAAGCCGGCTTCCGGTCCGGCTACCTCGATGTGCAGCAGATTCTCCTGACCCGTGAGGACACCGCGTGA